The nucleotide sequence TTTTCTAAAAGGTAAAGATGAAATGGAAGTTGTCGAATTAACGAAGCAACGAAAAGCAGTGCTGTGGGTATTTGGAATAACATTTGTCATCATGGTACTCGGGGTTATTCCTTGGGCATGGAAATTCAACATTACATTTTTCGAAGATTTCAATAATATGATTTTAGGCATACCGTTAGTAGGAAAATTATTAGGTAGTATTATCCCACTTGGTGACTGGTGGTTCGGTGAATTAACGCTGTTGTTCCTCGTATCTTCGCTCATTATTGGTTACATTTATAAAATGGGAGAAGAGAATTTCACAACTACATTTGTTGAAGGAGCAAAAGACCTGCTAGGAGTTGCGTTAATCATAGGCGTTTCTAGAGGTATTACAGTTGTTATGAACGATGGTGGAATGACCGCAACAGTGTTGCATTGGGGAGAAGAAATGTTAGCAGACTTAGGACCGACAGCTTTTGCAAACTTAGCATTTCTATTCTATCTTCCACTCTCTTTCCTTGTACCATCAACATCAGGGCTTGCGACGTTATCTATGCCAATAATGGCTCCATTAGCAGATTTCACAGGGGTAGACCGACATATTGTTATTACAGCGTTTCAATCTGCTTCAGGCGTAATTAATCTCATTACACCAACTTCTGCTGTTATCATGGGAGCACTAGCAATTGCAAAAGTCCCTTATGAAATATACTTCAAGTATATGTGGAAAATGTTAATTGCACTTTCAGCTATGGTTATGGTGTTTATTAGTATTTCAGTACTTATATAAGAAGCAATTACTGATGGAAATTTCACTTTATAACGAGGTGATCATGTATGAAAAAACAAAAAGTAGTCGTTTCATTAGGTGGCAACGCAATTCAAGCAGGAAATAGAAGAAGTGATGAAGAGCAGCGACAAGCGTGTTATCATACAGCCAAACAATTAGCTCATCTTTTTGATAAAGATTATGAGGTCGTCATTACACATGGAAACGGACCTCAGGTTGGAAATATTTTGTTACAACAACAATTAAACGATAGTGAACAGCTACCCGCTATGCCATTAGATACGTGCGGAGCGATGAGCCAAGGGATGATTGGTTATTGGATGCAAAATGCATTGTTAGATGTATTCAAACAAGAAAACATTCATAAAGATGTCGCTACTATCGTTTCTCAAGTATTAGTCGATAAAAATGACGAAGCTTTTACTAACCTTACAAAACCTATAGGTCCCTTCTATAACGAACAGGAGGCTATCGAATTAGAGAAAACTAAAGGCTACGACATAAGAGAGGATGCAGGAAGAGGATTTCGGCGAGTCGTTGCCTCACCCAAACCAATTGACATAATAGAGAAGAACATAATTGAAACGTTAGTTGATAATCATTATGTCGTTATTGCTGGTGGTGGCGGTGGTATTCCTGTTATCGATGAGAATGGAATATTAGTAGGCAAAGAGGCGGTTATAGATAAAGATTTCGTTTCTGAAAAACTTGCTGAGCTTATTAACGCAAATATTCTCTTAATTCTTACAACTGTTGATCACGTTGCAATTAATTACAAAACGAAAGATCAAATAAACCTTCACCACCTAACTGTTGAAGAAGCGGATAAATACATTAAAGAGGGGCAATTTGCGGAAGGAAGTATGTTACCCAAAATTGAAGCAGCATTAAAGTTTGTTAATTCAAAACCAGGTCGAAAGGCGATTATTACTTCTCTCGACCATGCTGTAGAGGCATTTGAAGGAAATATTGGTACTCAAATTACACAATCTGAAAAGAAGTTGATGTATTGTTAATAAAAGATAAAAATGATAATCAGTAACAGAGGGGAACATCCTCTTTGTTACTGTTTTATTCTCTTCTAACTCATCTCTTCCTTATAAAATAGCAGCTAAGAAGTACGATGGATCTTTGATGATAAAGTGTTTATTTGTAACCGCTAACCTACCATCCTTTTTCAAGTCGTTAAGTACATGACTAACCGTCTCTCTAGAAGTACCAGTAAATTTCGCTACTTCTAATGTCGTAATCGGACAAGGGATTAGGAGAATCTCCTCCTCTATTTCGCCTAGGTCCTCAACTAAATAACCAAGAAATTGTGTTACTCTATTTTTTGCGTGTGAATCAGTAACAGTTTGAAGCCGATGCTCTAACATCTCAATTTTCTTTGTTACACACTTTACGATTTGAAGTAAAATATGTTTATCTTTCTTGAAGAGCTCTTCAGCATATAAGGTTGGTATGTATAATACTTCAAGGTCTGTAAATGCTTCTGCTGAATATTTGTAGTAATCATTCGAAAAAAGCCCTATATAAGGGAAGAACGTAGTCGGTTTTAAAAAAGAATTAAATCGTGTCGTCACATTCATATTCACTTTCTCCGTTTTTACATATCCACTCAAGATACAGTAGAGTTTCTCTCGTGGATCACCTTCAATAAAAAGCATTTGTCCTTTTTTATATTTCCTATAGTAAAGGTGTTTTTCAATCTCTTTCCGCTCTCGTAAGGATAAACTCGATAACACTTCTAAGTCTTCGAATACTTCATTAAGCTTAATTGTTGTTAACAAGATAACCCGCTCCTACAATAAAGTGAGAGTTCCATCAGTAGGAGCTTCTTCATCCCCTACTGATGGTTAGCTAAACAATTACCATATGATTA is from Bacillus solimangrovi and encodes:
- a CDS encoding YfcC family protein; amino-acid sequence: MKKSKFKMPSAFTILFLIILVVAALTWIVPAGQYDYVDPDASKLEPIPGTYSSAEQTPQGIWEVLYAPIKGFFDAQDIALFVIVIGGFLGVVMKTGAVEAGIGNIVRKLKGRENIMIPILMTCFALGGTTYGMAEETIAFYPLIIPIILAAGFDALTAVLIIAVGAGIGVLGSTVNPFATGIASGFAGISIGEGILLRVLILIVGLLIGILFVMKYAKRVKEDPSTSLVAHLHQTHKDTFLKGKDEMEVVELTKQRKAVLWVFGITFVIMVLGVIPWAWKFNITFFEDFNNMILGIPLVGKLLGSIIPLGDWWFGELTLLFLVSSLIIGYIYKMGEENFTTTFVEGAKDLLGVALIIGVSRGITVVMNDGGMTATVLHWGEEMLADLGPTAFANLAFLFYLPLSFLVPSTSGLATLSMPIMAPLADFTGVDRHIVITAFQSASGVINLITPTSAVIMGALAIAKVPYEIYFKYMWKMLIALSAMVMVFISISVLI
- the arcC gene encoding carbamate kinase, translating into MKKQKVVVSLGGNAIQAGNRRSDEEQRQACYHTAKQLAHLFDKDYEVVITHGNGPQVGNILLQQQLNDSEQLPAMPLDTCGAMSQGMIGYWMQNALLDVFKQENIHKDVATIVSQVLVDKNDEAFTNLTKPIGPFYNEQEAIELEKTKGYDIREDAGRGFRRVVASPKPIDIIEKNIIETLVDNHYVVIAGGGGGIPVIDENGILVGKEAVIDKDFVSEKLAELINANILLILTTVDHVAINYKTKDQINLHHLTVEEADKYIKEGQFAEGSMLPKIEAALKFVNSKPGRKAIITSLDHAVEAFEGNIGTQITQSEKKLMYC
- a CDS encoding Crp/Fnr family transcriptional regulator; translated protein: MLTTIKLNEVFEDLEVLSSLSLRERKEIEKHLYYRKYKKGQMLFIEGDPREKLYCILSGYVKTEKVNMNVTTRFNSFLKPTTFFPYIGLFSNDYYKYSAEAFTDLEVLYIPTLYAEELFKKDKHILLQIVKCVTKKIEMLEHRLQTVTDSHAKNRVTQFLGYLVEDLGEIEEEILLIPCPITTLEVAKFTGTSRETVSHVLNDLKKDGRLAVTNKHFIIKDPSYFLAAIL